The Enterococcus sp. 7F3_DIV0205 genome has a window encoding:
- the rplL gene encoding 50S ribosomal protein L7/L12 → MALNIENIVAELEGATILELNDLVKAIEEKFDVSAAAPVAAAAGPAAAGEEQTEFTVELTSAGDQKVKVIKAVREATGLGLKEAKAVVDGAPAPVKEGVSKDEAEALKAALEEVGAAVTVK, encoded by the coding sequence ATGGCATTGAACATTGAAAACATTGTTGCAGAATTAGAAGGCGCAACTATTTTAGAATTAAACGATTTAGTAAAAGCTATTGAAGAAAAATTTGACGTATCTGCAGCAGCTCCAGTAGCAGCAGCAGCAGGACCAGCAGCTGCTGGCGAAGAACAAACTGAATTCACTGTAGAATTAACTTCTGCAGGCGATCAAAAAGTTAAAGTTATCAAAGCAGTTCGTGAAGCAACTGGTCTTGGCTTGAAAGAAGCTAAAGCTGTAGTTGATGGCGCTCCTGCACCAGTTAAAGAAGGCGTTTCTAAAGATGAAGCAGAAGCTTTAAAAGCTGCTTTAGAAGAAGTTGGCGCTGCAGTAACAGTAAAATAA
- the sdaAB gene encoding L-serine ammonia-lyase, iron-sulfur-dependent subunit beta, with translation MENLRYKSVFDIIGPVMIGPSSSHTAGAARIGKIVRSIFGEQPDTVDIYLYESFAKTYRGHGTDIALVGGLLNMEPDDERLADSLKIAHEREMEVLFVPLKEKAEHPNSVKLLVSKGDRKLSVTGISIGGGNIQISELNGFKISLTMGTPTFIIVHQDVPGMIAQVTNLLSDTNINIGTMTVTRESKDEKAIMIIEIDHADIGDITMKLVQIPHIYSVNYFD, from the coding sequence ATGGAAAATTTACGTTATAAAAGTGTTTTTGACATCATTGGCCCAGTCATGATCGGACCTAGTAGTTCCCATACTGCTGGCGCTGCTCGAATTGGGAAAATCGTTCGGAGTATTTTTGGTGAACAGCCAGATACTGTAGATATTTACTTATACGAATCATTTGCAAAAACGTATCGTGGGCACGGAACAGATATTGCGTTAGTCGGTGGATTATTGAATATGGAACCTGATGACGAGCGTCTTGCTGATTCTTTAAAAATTGCGCATGAGCGGGAAATGGAAGTTTTATTCGTTCCGTTAAAAGAAAAAGCTGAACACCCGAATTCCGTCAAATTACTTGTCTCTAAAGGTGATCGAAAACTTTCTGTCACAGGAATCTCGATTGGCGGCGGTAATATTCAAATTTCAGAACTTAATGGCTTTAAAATTTCTCTAACAATGGGGACACCAACGTTTATTATTGTCCATCAAGATGTGCCTGGTATGATTGCTCAAGTAACTAATCTACTGTCTGATACAAATATCAACATTGGAACAATGACGGTCACACGTGAATCAAAAGACGAAAAAGCCATTATGATCATTGAAATCGATCATGCTGACATTGGGGATATTACGATGAAGTTAGTTCAAATCCCGCACATTTATAGTGTAAATTATTTTGATTAA
- the rplK gene encoding 50S ribosomal protein L11, with amino-acid sequence MAKKVEKLVKLQIPAGKATPAPPVGPALGQAGINIMGFTKEFNARTADQAGLIIPVVISVYEDRSFTFITKTPPAAVLLKKAAKIEKGSGEPNKNKVANVTKDQVKEIAELKMADLNAADVEAAMRMVEGTARSMGITVG; translated from the coding sequence GTGGCAAAAAAAGTAGAAAAATTAGTTAAATTGCAAATTCCTGCAGGTAAAGCAACACCAGCTCCACCAGTAGGTCCAGCATTAGGTCAAGCGGGTATCAACATTATGGGATTCACAAAAGAATTCAACGCTCGTACAGCTGATCAAGCTGGTTTGATTATTCCAGTTGTAATTTCTGTATATGAAGACCGTTCATTTACATTTATTACAAAAACACCACCAGCTGCAGTATTACTTAAAAAAGCTGCAAAAATCGAAAAAGGTTCTGGTGAGCCAAACAAAAATAAAGTAGCGAATGTTACTAAAGATCAAGTGAAAGAAATCGCTGAACTTAAAATGGCAGACCTAAACGCAGCAGACGTTGAAGCGGCTATGCGCATGGTTGAAGGAACTGCAAGAAGCATGGGAATCACTGTAGGATAA
- a CDS encoding GlsB/YeaQ/YmgE family stress response membrane protein: MHWLWVLIVGGVIGAIAGAITSKGKSMGWIFNIIAGLVGSSIGQALLGSWGPQVAGMALIPSIIGAVILVAVVSFFVGKN; encoded by the coding sequence ATGCATTGGTTATGGGTTTTAATCGTAGGTGGTGTTATCGGAGCAATTGCCGGAGCAATCACAAGTAAAGGAAAGTCAATGGGCTGGATCTTCAACATCATTGCAGGTCTTGTCGGTTCATCGATCGGTCAAGCACTTCTAGGAAGTTGGGGACCTCAAGTTGCGGGAATGGCATTGATTCCTTCAATTATCGGCGCTGTGATTTTAGTAGCTGTGGTATCCTTTTTTGTAGGTAAAAATTAG
- a CDS encoding carboxymuconolactone decarboxylase family protein — protein sequence MTSTRFLLPKENKTAYQKIAELDQIGKSSSINEKVQELIKIYASQLNGCVFCIDKHSKDALAKGEKLQRIIGLTAWEEASFYTLEERAVLAFTKEVTLIQQGGVSDETYHELQKHYSEKEIGELLVLVGTINIYNRIGVTTRLQPKMD from the coding sequence ATGACTAGCACAAGATTCTTATTACCAAAAGAAAACAAGACAGCATATCAAAAAATTGCAGAACTGGATCAAATCGGCAAATCCAGTAGTATTAATGAAAAAGTACAAGAATTGATCAAAATCTATGCTTCTCAATTAAATGGCTGTGTCTTTTGTATCGATAAGCACTCAAAAGATGCTTTAGCTAAAGGTGAAAAACTACAAAGAATCATTGGATTAACTGCCTGGGAAGAAGCATCTTTTTATACGCTAGAAGAACGTGCAGTACTCGCATTTACAAAGGAAGTCACGTTGATCCAACAAGGTGGAGTAAGTGATGAAACCTATCATGAATTGCAAAAACATTACAGTGAAAAGGAAATCGGAGAGTTACTTGTATTAGTGGGAACGATCAACATTTATAATCGTATTGGTGTGACGACACGATTACAACCAAAAATGGATTAA
- the sdaAA gene encoding L-serine ammonia-lyase, iron-sulfur-dependent, subunit alpha, producing MFLSIEELVNQAADFPSVAELMIATEIENHGHSRERIIETMERNLAVMKQSIEEGVDGVTSVTGITGGDATRLNEYIQSGNFLSGETILTAVRNAVAVNEVNANMGLICATPTAGSAGVVPGVLMAAIEKLQLSHEQQLDFLFTAGAFGLVIANNSSISGAEGGCQAEVGSASAMASAALVCAAGGSADQAAQAIAITLKNMMGLICDPVAGLVEVPCVKRNALGSSQAFISADMALAGIRSVIPPDEVVAAMYQVGRQMPQIFKETAEGGLAVTPTAQRLAKEILDNQTDKPNNG from the coding sequence ATGTTTCTATCTATAGAAGAATTAGTGAATCAGGCTGCAGATTTCCCATCCGTTGCTGAATTGATGATTGCAACGGAGATAGAGAACCACGGTCATAGCCGTGAACGAATCATTGAAACAATGGAACGTAATCTTGCTGTGATGAAACAATCTATCGAAGAAGGTGTGGATGGTGTAACATCAGTAACTGGAATTACTGGTGGTGATGCAACTCGCCTAAACGAATATATTCAATCTGGAAATTTTTTAAGTGGTGAAACCATTTTAACAGCAGTCAGAAATGCTGTTGCAGTCAATGAAGTCAACGCGAATATGGGCTTGATTTGTGCTACACCAACTGCCGGAAGTGCTGGTGTTGTACCTGGTGTTTTAATGGCTGCCATCGAAAAATTACAGTTGTCGCATGAACAACAGTTAGATTTCTTATTTACTGCTGGTGCTTTTGGTTTAGTAATCGCTAATAATTCATCGATCAGTGGTGCTGAAGGTGGTTGTCAGGCCGAAGTTGGTTCAGCGAGCGCAATGGCCAGTGCCGCTTTAGTATGTGCCGCTGGCGGCTCAGCTGATCAAGCCGCACAAGCAATTGCCATTACTTTAAAAAATATGATGGGCTTGATTTGTGATCCTGTCGCAGGTCTGGTAGAAGTACCTTGCGTGAAACGTAACGCTCTAGGTTCTTCCCAAGCTTTTATATCTGCTGATATGGCCTTAGCTGGCATTCGCAGCGTAATTCCGCCAGATGAAGTAGTTGCCGCGATGTATCAAGTTGGTCGGCAAATGCCACAGATATTTAAAGAAACTGCTGAAGGTGGGCTTGCAGTAACACCAACTGCCCAACGCTTAGCAAAAGAAATTCTGGATAACCAAACAGATAAACCAAATAACGGTTAA
- the rplJ gene encoding 50S ribosomal protein L10, with amino-acid sequence MSEAAIAKKETLVEEATAKFQAAASVVIVDYRGLTVEEVTNLRKQLRDANVEMKVIKNSILSRAAKKAGLEGLDEVFTGPTAIAFSNEDVVAPAKIIDEFASTAKALEIKGGVIEGKVSSVEEMTSLAKLPSRDGLLSMLLSVLQAPVRQVAYAVKAVAEKEDEVA; translated from the coding sequence ATGAGTGAAGCAGCAATCGCTAAAAAAGAAACCCTAGTCGAAGAAGCAACAGCTAAGTTTCAAGCAGCAGCTTCTGTAGTCATTGTTGACTACCGTGGTTTAACTGTAGAAGAAGTGACTAACTTACGTAAACAATTGCGTGATGCAAATGTTGAAATGAAAGTTATCAAAAACTCTATCCTTTCACGTGCAGCTAAAAAAGCTGGACTAGAAGGCTTGGACGAAGTATTTACAGGACCTACAGCAATCGCTTTTAGTAACGAAGATGTAGTAGCACCTGCTAAAATCATCGACGAATTCGCAAGTACTGCCAAAGCATTGGAAATCAAAGGTGGCGTTATTGAAGGTAAAGTATCTTCAGTAGAAGAAATGACATCTTTAGCAAAACTTCCAAGTCGCGATGGACTACTTTCTATGCTATTATCTGTATTACAAGCGCCAGTCAGACAAGTGGCTTACGCTGTCAAAGCAGTGGCAGAAAAAGAAGACGAAGTTGCATAA
- a CDS encoding sigma-70 family RNA polymerase sigma factor, whose translation MEEAILIFNNFKSLLYSIAYRICHSREEAEDILQEVQLKWLEQPIDSIDNPKAFLSKLVVNRSINYLNSARVQRVDYYGPWIPEPEIEYVEEPIIGKEKITYALLVVMESLNPQERVVFLLKDIFDYSHQEISQLLDISPENSRKLLSRSKKTIKEANISVDRSSNSENQRFIDLFNASIEKGDLTPLLSYLTTEAKMSIDGGQKRRAPLRTLVKSTRIFTFLKGVMPHDFFGDERFVTEIYQQPCLVIKEKNQLKSILFLGLNLEKNKVQHIFMINNPDKLKNIS comes from the coding sequence ATGGAAGAAGCTATTTTAATTTTTAACAACTTTAAATCGTTATTATACTCGATTGCATATAGAATCTGTCATTCACGAGAAGAAGCAGAAGATATTTTACAAGAGGTTCAGTTGAAATGGTTAGAGCAACCAATTGATTCAATCGATAATCCCAAAGCCTTTTTATCAAAGCTTGTTGTGAATCGTTCGATCAACTATTTGAATTCTGCACGAGTTCAACGTGTAGACTATTATGGACCATGGATTCCAGAGCCAGAAATAGAGTATGTTGAAGAGCCAATAATTGGAAAAGAAAAAATTACATATGCTTTACTAGTCGTTATGGAATCCTTAAATCCGCAAGAACGCGTTGTTTTTTTGCTGAAAGATATTTTTGATTATTCTCACCAAGAAATCAGTCAGTTACTGGATATAAGCCCTGAAAATTCTCGGAAATTATTGAGTCGATCAAAAAAAACGATTAAAGAAGCCAATATTTCGGTTGATAGATCTAGTAATTCAGAAAATCAACGATTTATCGATTTGTTTAATGCAAGTATAGAAAAAGGGGATCTAACTCCATTACTAAGTTATCTAACGACCGAAGCAAAAATGTCGATCGATGGAGGGCAAAAACGTCGTGCACCACTTAGAACACTGGTGAAATCAACTCGGATTTTTACTTTTTTAAAAGGAGTTATGCCACACGACTTTTTTGGAGATGAACGTTTTGTAACTGAAATTTATCAGCAACCGTGCTTGGTTATTAAAGAGAAAAATCAACTGAAAAGTATTTTATTTTTAGGACTAAATCTAGAAAAAAACAAGGTTCAACATATTTTTATGATTAATAATCCAGATAAATTAAAAAATATTTCTTAA
- the rplA gene encoding 50S ribosomal protein L1 produces the protein MAKKSKKMQDALKKVEATKVYPVAEAIALAKDTNIAKFDATVEVAYRLNVDPKKADQQIRGAVVLPNGTGKTQSVLVFAKGDKAKEAEAAGADYVGDADMVQKIQGGWFDFDVVVATPDMMAEVGKLGRVLGPKGLMPNPKTGTVTMDVTKAVNEVKAGKVTYRVDKAGNIHVPIGKVSFDNEKLLENFNTINDVLLKAKPSAAKGQYIKNISVTTTFGPGIHVDQASF, from the coding sequence ATGGCTAAAAAAAGCAAAAAAATGCAAGATGCATTAAAAAAAGTTGAAGCAACAAAAGTTTACCCTGTAGCAGAAGCAATCGCTTTGGCTAAAGATACAAATATCGCAAAATTCGACGCAACTGTTGAAGTTGCTTACCGTTTAAATGTAGATCCTAAAAAAGCAGACCAACAAATCCGTGGTGCGGTAGTATTACCTAACGGAACTGGTAAAACACAAAGCGTTTTAGTTTTTGCTAAAGGCGACAAAGCAAAAGAAGCTGAAGCAGCTGGTGCTGATTACGTAGGTGACGCTGACATGGTTCAAAAAATCCAAGGTGGATGGTTTGACTTTGACGTAGTAGTAGCAACTCCAGACATGATGGCTGAAGTTGGTAAATTAGGTCGTGTCTTAGGTCCTAAAGGTCTTATGCCTAACCCTAAAACTGGTACTGTAACAATGGACGTAACAAAAGCTGTTAACGAAGTAAAAGCTGGTAAAGTAACTTACCGTGTTGACAAAGCTGGAAACATCCACGTACCAATCGGTAAAGTTTCATTTGATAATGAAAAATTACTAGAAAACTTCAATACAATCAACGATGTATTGTTGAAAGCTAAACCATCAGCAGCAAAAGGTCAATATATCAAAAACATTTCAGTAACAACTACATTTGGACCTGGAATCCACGTTGACCAAGCTTCATTTTAA